The nucleotide window CAACCGTTCGATGGGCCAGTTGTTCGAACGCGATTGGAATGCCACGGGCGCCAAACCATGGAAACCGATAGGGCGCGCCGAACGCACCATCACGATTCCGGCGGGGAAAGTCGTTAAACTGGTCGTGAATCAGAGCGACAGCAAGGACCTGTCGCCGCTGGTTCCCCTTGGCCCCGATGCCCTGCACACGCTTGTGCTTATCGGCAACGATGTGACCGACGTCAGCATGGCTTCGCTGGCCGGCATGACCGGACTAAGACGGCTCGATGTCAATTCGAGCGGCGTGACGGATGCGGGGTTGAAGCACCTCGCGAACCTTTCCAACCTGCGCGAACTCAGCCTGGCCGGCCTCAAAATGACCGACGAGGGATTTTCCGTGATAAACCATTTTCCGTTGCTCGAATCGCTGAGCGTGACGGATTGCGCGATTACCAACGCGGTCCTTCCGCACGTGAAAAAACTGACCGGTTTGCGCCGGCTGACCATTTCGGGGACGAAGGTTTCGCAGGAAGGGATGACCCTGCTCAAATACGACATGCCCAAATGCGAAATCACCCCCTGACTTTCCCCGCGCCGCCGGTTATTCAACCCGGCTCGCCCCGTCGGCTGGCGAGGACAGAAACGTTTGGCCTTGCAGGCCGGTCCGTTGCCGGTAATCGGCAATCAAACGTTCGCAAAATGCGGGCGCGGCGTCGGTCTCGACTAGGCAGATCGTGCATCCGCCAAAGCCCGCCCCGGTCATCCGCGCACCGTGACAGCCGGGCAGCCCGCGCGCAATCGCTGTCATCGCGTCCAATTCCGGGCACGTGACCTCGTAATCGTCGCGCAGGCTCTCGTCCGAGGCGTTCATTAGTTCGCCGAGCCGGACCGCGTCGCCCGCGCGCAGCACGGCACAGGCCGCCTGCGTGCGCGCATTTTCCGAAATGACATGCCGCGCGCGGCGGAAAACAATATCAGACAAGACCCCGCGACACGCCGTCAACTCGTCCTCGTTGAAATCGCGCAGGTGGGTTCCGGGACGGTTCAGGGTTTTTGCCATGCCCGCCACCGCCTCGCGGCATTGCGCCACGCGCTCGTTGTATTTGGACGATGTCAGGCCGCGCGCCACGCCCGTGTTGGCGATGACGAACGTGGCCGACGCAAACGCGACCGGCACGAGTTCGTACGCGAAACTTCGGCAATCGAGAAACAGCGCATGTCCTTTGCGGCCCATGCGCGATATGAACTGGTCCATGATGCCCGAACTCAGGCCGAGAAAACGGTTTTCCACGCGCTGGCCGAGCCGGGGCGCCTCGGCGCCTTCGACCCGAAAACCGCCGAGGGCCTCGAACATGCACAAGGCCGCCATTTCGAGACTCGCGGAACTGCTGAGTCCGCAGGCGATCGGCACGTCGCCGGCAATCAGCAACTCCGCGCCGATCAGCGGCAGCCCAAGCGCGGCGACCTCGTCCGCCACGCCGACGACGTAATCAATCCACGGCTCGTCCGCGTTGCGCGCGCGATGGTCCAAGTCCGCTTCGACGCAACGGTCCAGGTTCGCCGCGAAGGCGTGCAGACGCCGGTCGGCGCGCCGCCTGGCCGCGATGACGGTCTCGTGCTCAATGGCCATGGGCAGCACAAACCCGTGATTGTAGTCTGTATGTTCGCCGATGATGTTGACGCGGCCCGGCGCCCGTACCACGACCTCCGCCGCATGGCCAAAGCGGTGCTCAAACTGTCGTTTTACGTCATGAATGTGCAGACTCATGGTTGATCCCCGGATCGGCGGCCGTTTTCAGGCCTCGAAAAGCACGCCGGCGCGCGCCATGGATTTCCATGCACCCCGCCGCCTCAAATGATGGTCTTTTCCGTGGCGGCGTCGAAATAGTGGACCTTGTCCATCAGGACGTCTATGACATACGGCTTGTTCACTTCGGGCTCGATGTTGGATTTGATGCGCGCCGTCAGCGACTTCCCTCCGATGCCGATATAAAGGTAGATTTCCGATCCCATCGGCTCGACCACCTCGACGTTCGCGGTGATGCTCGAACCCGGAACGGGCGTTTGCGTAATGTTCTCGCGCACATCCTCCGGGCGAATGCCGAGGGTCACCTGTTTTCCCACATAGGACTGCAACGCATCGCGATGCGGCGGCGCCACTTCCAAATCGAGGCTGCCGCCAAGGTCGCGGAACCGCAGGGAACCGTTCTCGGCCGACAGGCGGCCATCCACCATGTTCATCGGGGGACTGCCGATGAATCCGGCCACGAACTTGTTTACCGGCTTGTTGTAAAGCGTCAGCGGATCGGCCACCTGCTGGATTACGCCGTCGAGCATGACCACGATACGATCGCCCATCGTCATGGCTTCGACTTGGTCGTGCGTCACGTAAATCATGGTGGATTGCAGCCGCGTGTGGAGTTTGCTGATTTCGGCGCGCATCTGGACCCGCAGTTTGGCGTCAAGGTTCGACAACGGCTCGTCGAATAAAAACACCTTCGGCTGGCGGACAATGGCGCGACCCACCGCCACGCGTTGACGCTGGCCGCCCGACAGGGCTTTCGGCTTGCGATCGAGCAGGTCTTGGATGCCCAAAATTTCCGCCGCCGCCTGGACGCGCGCCTGGATTTCCTTTTTCGGATATTTCCGCAAAATGAGGCCGAACGCCATGTTTTTATAGACGGTCATGTGTGGATACAGGGCGTAGTTCTGGAACACCATCGCGATATCGCGGTTTTTGGGCGGTACGTCGTTGACAATCTTCCCGTCAATGTAAATTTCGCCATCCGTAATTTCTTCGAGACCGGCGATCATACGCAAGGTTGTGGATTTACCGCAGCCCGACGGACCCACAAGCACCACGAATTCCTTGTCTTCGATAACGAGATCTGCGCCCTTTACCGCCTCGACGCCGCCCGGAAAGACTTTCCGCACCTTTTTCAGTTCGACTCTTGCCATGGATGTTTCCGCCTCCTTGCCGTTGCCAGCCCGCGGGAAAACTTGAGACTCGTTGCATCATATAGCAGGTTTTTCGATGGAGTCAAGCCGTTCTGGGACAATCCAACGTGGATCCCTCATGCTGGTCGTGGGACGGGGTATGCGTCATCGGACCTTGTGGACTTCACCGGAATGGGGAAATCTTGCGGGCTTGTCTCGTCCGCAAAATCCGCTACGGAACGCGGCAGGATGATTTGTCTGCCGGTCAGCGCCGGATGAGCCGGGCGGGCGAAACCGAGAAATCAATGTTCTCCACGATTGCATCGAAAAAGACGTCCAGCATGATTTCGTTTCCCCGCGGATAGAAATGGCAGTCGTCCCAAAACAGGGTTTCACCGGGAAAATGGTTGGGCTCC belongs to Candidatus Hydrogenedentota bacterium and includes:
- the ugpC gene encoding sn-glycerol-3-phosphate ABC transporter ATP-binding protein UgpC is translated as MARVELKKVRKVFPGGVEAVKGADLVIEDKEFVVLVGPSGCGKSTTLRMIAGLEEITDGEIYIDGKIVNDVPPKNRDIAMVFQNYALYPHMTVYKNMAFGLILRKYPKKEIQARVQAAAEILGIQDLLDRKPKALSGGQRQRVAVGRAIVRQPKVFLFDEPLSNLDAKLRVQMRAEISKLHTRLQSTMIYVTHDQVEAMTMGDRIVVMLDGVIQQVADPLTLYNKPVNKFVAGFIGSPPMNMVDGRLSAENGSLRFRDLGGSLDLEVAPPHRDALQSYVGKQVTLGIRPEDVRENITQTPVPGSSITANVEVVEPMGSEIYLYIGIGGKSLTARIKSNIEPEVNKPYVIDVLMDKVHYFDAATEKTII
- the galK gene encoding galactokinase — its product is MSLHIHDVKRQFEHRFGHAAEVVVRAPGRVNIIGEHTDYNHGFVLPMAIEHETVIAARRRADRRLHAFAANLDRCVEADLDHRARNADEPWIDYVVGVADEVAALGLPLIGAELLIAGDVPIACGLSSSASLEMAALCMFEALGGFRVEGAEAPRLGQRVENRFLGLSSGIMDQFISRMGRKGHALFLDCRSFAYELVPVAFASATFVIANTGVARGLTSSKYNERVAQCREAVAGMAKTLNRPGTHLRDFNEDELTACRGVLSDIVFRRARHVISENARTQAACAVLRAGDAVRLGELMNASDESLRDDYEVTCPELDAMTAIARGLPGCHGARMTGAGFGGCTICLVETDAAPAFCERLIADYRQRTGLQGQTFLSSPADGASRVE